The following are encoded in a window of Arctopsyche grandis isolate Sample6627 chromosome 4, ASM5162203v2, whole genome shotgun sequence genomic DNA:
- the LOC143910519 gene encoding cytochrome P450 9e2-like isoform X2, translating to MGLTYTELFVYFIGILIAIYLYGIKNYGYFKNKGVKYIEAYFPFIGSTSTYMLQGQHISDFLLSCYNKYQDEKYIGMFLFQRPAIFLRDPEIMKLVGIKNFDSFGDHPFPMTDEMDPLFGNALLTLKDQKWRDMRSTLSPGFSKSKMKELFILIEETAKDYSRHFVERASKIDKNIIEIETKDMISRYTNDIVASSVFGLKTDSLINKENEFYRLGKLASDFSGLRLFKYAIASAFPKLFKIFNLTFLPKEAISFFRNLVESSIKIREKSGIIRNDMIKILIETKNGSLKHDKNSTDSFETGFATVQESEIGKRNVSRKWTDDELTAQAMLFFIAGFDSTSNLIIYIIYELACNPDIQKKLQNEIDDYIKISGEDISYDKLSSLNYLDMTISETLRKWPPFVVIDRECTKNYLLPPPNATSTQSYQVKKGDPIWFPIYSVHHDPKNYPNPERFQPERFSEENKSSIKPGTFMPFGIGPRNCIGSRFALMVAKAIIFHLLAKFDITVTKNTRIPIKLDWKTINFVPDGGMYVGLKLRDF from the exons ATGGGCTTGACATACACGGAactattcgtttattttattggaattttaaTAGCTATATACTTATATGGCATCAAAAACTATggttactttaaaaataaaggaGTCAAATATATTGAGGCATATTTCCCATTTATTGGAAGTACATCAACATATATGCTGCAGGGACAGCATATCAGCGATTTCCTATTAAGCTGTTACAACAAATATCAAGACGAaaa ATACATaggaatgtttttatttcaacgGCCTGCAATTTTTCTGAGAGATCCTGAAATTATGAAACTTGTGggaatcaaaaatttcgactcCTTTGGCGATCATCCCTTTCCAATGACGGACGAAATGGATCCATTGTTTGGAAATGCTTTACTAACTTTGAAAG ATCAAAAATGGCGTGACATGCGTTCTACTTTAAGTCCAGGCTTTTCGAAATCTAAAATGAAAGAATTGTTCATATTAATTGAAGAGACTGCAAAAGACTATTCTAGACATTTTGTAGAAAGAGCTTCAAAAATAG ataaaaacataattgaaattgaaacaaaAGACATGATTTCTAGATATACAAATGATATTGTAGCCTCTTCTGTCTTTGGTTTGAAGACGGATTCGTTGattaataaagaaaacgaaTTTTACAGACTTGGGAAATTAGCGTCAGACTTTAGTGGGCTGCGATTATTTAAATACGCAATTGCTTCGGCGtttccaaaattatttaaa ATTTTCAATCTTACATTTTTGCCAAAAGAAGCAATATCATTTTTTAGAAATCTTGTAGAATCATCAATAAAAATTAGAGAAAAAAGTGGAATAATTCGAAACGATATGATCAAAATATTGATAGAAACTAAAAATGGGTCTCTCAAACATGACAAAAATTCAACTGACTCGTTTGAAACTGGATTTGCCACAGTACAAGAATCAGAAATTGGAAAACGAAACGTGTCAAGAA AATGGACTGATGATGAATTAACCGCACAAGCAATGTTGTTCTTTATTGCCGGATTTGATTCAACTTCTAATTTgattatatatatcatatatgaatTGGCTTGCAATCCAGATATACAGAAAAAACTTCAAAATGAAATCgatgattatattaaaatatcaggCGAAGATATCTCGTATGATAAATTGTCCAGTCTCAATTACTTGGATATGACAATATCGG agaCGTTAAGAAAATGGCCTCCGTTTGTTGTAATCGATAGAGAATGTACGAAGAACTATTTATTACCACCACCAAATGCGACAAGCACTCAAAGTTACCAG GTGAAAAAAGGAGATCCTATTTGGTTTCCCATCTATAGTGTTCATCACGATCCAAAAAACTACCCAAACCCCGAGCGATTCCAACCAGAGAGGTTTTCCGAGGAAAATAAATCTTCCATTAAGCCTGGAACGTTTATGCCGTTTGGAATCGGACCTAGAAATTGTATAG gtTCCCGTTTTGCACTTATGGTTGCAAAAGCGATAATTTTTCACTTATTGGCAAAATTCGATATAACAGTAACTAAAAATACTCGAATACCCATTAAACTCGACTGGAAAACAATTAACTTCGTACCTGATGGTGGAATGTATGTTGGATTAAAACTCAgagatttttag
- the LOC143910519 gene encoding cytochrome P450 9e2-like isoform X1 codes for MGLTYTELFVYFIGILIAIYLYGIKNYGYFKNKGVKYIEAYFPFIGSTSTYMLQGQHISDFLLSCYNKYQDEKYIGMFLFQRPAIFLRDPEIMKLVGIKNFDSFGDHPFPMTDEMDPLFGNALLTLKDQKWRDMRSTLSPGFSKSKMKELFILIEETAKDYSRHFVERASKIDKNKNIADKNIIEIETKDMISRYTNDIVASSVFGLKTDSLINKENEFYRLGKLASDFSGLRLFKYAIASAFPKLFKIFNLTFLPKEAISFFRNLVESSIKIREKSGIIRNDMIKILIETKNGSLKHDKNSTDSFETGFATVQESEIGKRNVSRKWTDDELTAQAMLFFIAGFDSTSNLIIYIIYELACNPDIQKKLQNEIDDYIKISGEDISYDKLSSLNYLDMTISETLRKWPPFVVIDRECTKNYLLPPPNATSTQSYQVKKGDPIWFPIYSVHHDPKNYPNPERFQPERFSEENKSSIKPGTFMPFGIGPRNCIGSRFALMVAKAIIFHLLAKFDITVTKNTRIPIKLDWKTINFVPDGGMYVGLKLRDF; via the exons ATGGGCTTGACATACACGGAactattcgtttattttattggaattttaaTAGCTATATACTTATATGGCATCAAAAACTATggttactttaaaaataaaggaGTCAAATATATTGAGGCATATTTCCCATTTATTGGAAGTACATCAACATATATGCTGCAGGGACAGCATATCAGCGATTTCCTATTAAGCTGTTACAACAAATATCAAGACGAaaa ATACATaggaatgtttttatttcaacgGCCTGCAATTTTTCTGAGAGATCCTGAAATTATGAAACTTGTGggaatcaaaaatttcgactcCTTTGGCGATCATCCCTTTCCAATGACGGACGAAATGGATCCATTGTTTGGAAATGCTTTACTAACTTTGAAAG ATCAAAAATGGCGTGACATGCGTTCTACTTTAAGTCCAGGCTTTTCGAAATCTAAAATGAAAGAATTGTTCATATTAATTGAAGAGACTGCAAAAGACTATTCTAGACATTTTGTAGAAAGAGCTTCAAAAATAG ataaaaataaaaacattgcagataaaaacataattgaaattgaaacaaaAGACATGATTTCTAGATATACAAATGATATTGTAGCCTCTTCTGTCTTTGGTTTGAAGACGGATTCGTTGattaataaagaaaacgaaTTTTACAGACTTGGGAAATTAGCGTCAGACTTTAGTGGGCTGCGATTATTTAAATACGCAATTGCTTCGGCGtttccaaaattatttaaa ATTTTCAATCTTACATTTTTGCCAAAAGAAGCAATATCATTTTTTAGAAATCTTGTAGAATCATCAATAAAAATTAGAGAAAAAAGTGGAATAATTCGAAACGATATGATCAAAATATTGATAGAAACTAAAAATGGGTCTCTCAAACATGACAAAAATTCAACTGACTCGTTTGAAACTGGATTTGCCACAGTACAAGAATCAGAAATTGGAAAACGAAACGTGTCAAGAA AATGGACTGATGATGAATTAACCGCACAAGCAATGTTGTTCTTTATTGCCGGATTTGATTCAACTTCTAATTTgattatatatatcatatatgaatTGGCTTGCAATCCAGATATACAGAAAAAACTTCAAAATGAAATCgatgattatattaaaatatcaggCGAAGATATCTCGTATGATAAATTGTCCAGTCTCAATTACTTGGATATGACAATATCGG agaCGTTAAGAAAATGGCCTCCGTTTGTTGTAATCGATAGAGAATGTACGAAGAACTATTTATTACCACCACCAAATGCGACAAGCACTCAAAGTTACCAG GTGAAAAAAGGAGATCCTATTTGGTTTCCCATCTATAGTGTTCATCACGATCCAAAAAACTACCCAAACCCCGAGCGATTCCAACCAGAGAGGTTTTCCGAGGAAAATAAATCTTCCATTAAGCCTGGAACGTTTATGCCGTTTGGAATCGGACCTAGAAATTGTATAG gtTCCCGTTTTGCACTTATGGTTGCAAAAGCGATAATTTTTCACTTATTGGCAAAATTCGATATAACAGTAACTAAAAATACTCGAATACCCATTAAACTCGACTGGAAAACAATTAACTTCGTACCTGATGGTGGAATGTATGTTGGATTAAAACTCAgagatttttag